In Pseudomonas deceptionensis, a single window of DNA contains:
- a CDS encoding autotransporter assembly complex protein TamA, whose amino-acid sequence MKFPGRFTSGVVLLLSSFAAFAQSELVVKVKPANNALKANVEGYIGSLGDRDEKALLRFQRGAQEQALKASQALGYYQPIIESEVKPGDPPRLVLSIDPGEPVHLRNVNVRVEGPAASLKAFQIPASDDLKPGAVLNQGNYEDAKRMIQNRALRYGFFNGKFTQHELLVDPKGGFADINLVYESGPRYLLGKVNFAGDAPFDQTLLQRMVPFTPDTPYDSELVAELNQNLQSSGYFEIVRVDAAPSTAVGQVIPVDVDLETRKPRTMTLGLGYSTDTGARGKASWTRHWENPRGDSYGFESEISQPKQNVGAWYDIPLDPPLTDKLRIAAGYQNEEIANTDTLSKLLTVGPEWHSKLDNGWTRIVSLKWQHEEYRLGDDSGLSTLLMPGVSYSVLRSDNRIDPSHGYSVTTDMQVAKEGLLSDTNLFHGDVKFKALTTLWDKHRFLGRIQFGGSATNGYKSIPPSLRFFAGGDQSVRGYDYQSLSPKNSEGDRIGGRYMLAGSLEYQYQFAEKWRWATFVDQGNAFNTLDFPSLKTGVGVGIRWVSPVGPIRLDLAHALDDDGGVRLHFSMGPEL is encoded by the coding sequence ATGAAGTTTCCAGGAAGATTTACCAGTGGTGTTGTCCTGCTGCTCAGCAGTTTTGCGGCGTTTGCCCAAAGCGAGCTGGTGGTCAAGGTCAAACCGGCAAACAACGCCCTCAAGGCCAATGTGGAAGGCTATATCGGCAGCCTCGGCGATCGCGACGAGAAAGCGTTGTTGCGCTTTCAGCGTGGCGCGCAAGAGCAGGCCCTTAAAGCATCCCAAGCCTTGGGCTACTACCAGCCCATCATAGAATCCGAGGTTAAGCCCGGCGATCCGCCGCGCCTGGTGTTGAGCATCGATCCCGGAGAACCGGTGCATCTGCGCAACGTCAATGTGCGTGTCGAAGGCCCGGCTGCCTCGCTCAAGGCTTTTCAAATCCCCGCCAGTGATGATCTGAAACCCGGCGCGGTGCTCAATCAGGGCAACTACGAAGATGCCAAGCGCATGATCCAGAACCGTGCCCTGCGCTACGGTTTTTTCAACGGCAAATTTACGCAGCACGAACTTTTGGTGGACCCTAAAGGCGGGTTTGCGGATATCAATCTGGTCTACGAAAGCGGGCCGCGTTACTTGCTTGGCAAGGTCAATTTTGCCGGTGACGCCCCCTTTGACCAAACCCTGCTGCAACGCATGGTGCCCTTTACACCCGACACCCCATACGATTCGGAACTGGTCGCCGAGCTCAATCAAAACCTGCAAAGCAGTGGCTACTTTGAAATCGTGCGGGTTGATGCCGCGCCAAGTACTGCCGTGGGGCAGGTGATCCCGGTCGATGTTGACCTGGAAACCCGCAAGCCGCGCACCATGACCCTGGGTCTGGGCTATTCGACCGACACCGGTGCCCGTGGCAAAGCCAGCTGGACGCGACACTGGGAGAACCCGCGCGGTGACAGCTATGGCTTCGAATCTGAAATTTCCCAGCCCAAGCAAAACGTCGGCGCATGGTATGACATCCCGCTGGACCCGCCGCTGACCGACAAGCTGCGTATTGCTGCCGGCTATCAGAACGAAGAAATTGCCAACACCGATACCCTGAGCAAGTTGCTCACGGTTGGCCCCGAGTGGCACAGCAAGCTGGATAACGGCTGGACGCGAATTGTGTCGCTTAAATGGCAGCATGAAGAATATCGCCTGGGCGATGACTCGGGCCTCAGTACTTTGCTGATGCCGGGTGTCAGCTATTCGGTGTTGCGCAGCGATAACCGTATCGACCCCAGCCACGGCTACAGCGTGACCACGGACATGCAAGTGGCCAAGGAAGGGTTGTTGTCTGATACCAACCTGTTTCACGGCGATGTGAAGTTCAAGGCCTTGACCACCTTGTGGGACAAGCACCGTTTCCTGGGCCGGATCCAGTTTGGCGGCAGCGCCACCAACGGCTACAAGTCGATCCCGCCGTCCTTGCGCTTTTTCGCCGGTGGCGACCAGAGCGTGCGCGGTTATGACTACCAGAGCCTGTCACCGAAAAACTCGGAAGGTGACCGTATCGGTGGGCGGTACATGCTGGCCGGCAGTCTCGAATATCAATATCAGTTTGCTGAAAAATGGCGCTGGGCGACCTTTGTCGACCAGGGCAATGCATTCAACACGCTGGACTTTCCAAGCCTGAAAACCGGGGTCGGCGTGGGTATCCGCTGGGTCTCGCCGGTCGGCCCGATACGTCTCGATCTGGCCCATGCGCTGGACGATGACGGCGGCGTTCGTTTGCACTTTTCCATGGGGCCAGAACTGTGA
- a CDS encoding GNAT family N-acetyltransferase, translated as MTQTSNATSQIQLLDSGYSREARSLLYHAYRHEPTYRFLFDADRSGYEQRVRATVRELVKQHFLQDLPALGLLVNDRLLGIALIAPPQRRLGITESWAWQLRMLLSTGLSCTRRYLDYHQAVLACVPGDAVHMLPLLGIHPEFQGLHYGEQLLEAVHNWCAEDAHSEGVVLDTGNPRYLEFYKRQGYVEIGEVAVGPVVEHVFFHANPQAVDAATA; from the coding sequence ATGACGCAAACGTCGAACGCCACCAGTCAGATCCAGTTGCTCGACAGTGGCTATTCAAGAGAAGCACGTTCGTTGCTGTATCACGCTTATCGCCATGAGCCGACGTATCGCTTTTTGTTTGACGCCGACCGCAGCGGCTACGAGCAACGGGTTCGGGCCACTGTGCGGGAACTGGTCAAACAGCACTTTTTGCAGGACTTGCCCGCGTTGGGGTTGCTGGTCAATGACCGGCTATTGGGCATTGCCCTGATCGCGCCGCCACAACGGCGCCTGGGGATTACCGAAAGCTGGGCATGGCAATTGCGCATGCTGCTGAGCACCGGTCTGAGCTGTACGCGGCGCTACCTGGACTATCACCAGGCGGTATTGGCGTGTGTGCCTGGTGATGCGGTGCATATGCTGCCGCTGCTGGGGATTCATCCCGAGTTCCAGGGGTTGCACTATGGTGAGCAGTTGCTTGAAGCGGTGCATAACTGGTGCGCCGAGGACGCGCATTCCGAAGGCGTGGTACTCGACACCGGTAACCCGCGTTACCTGGAATTTTACAAACGCCAGGGCTATGTGGAAATCGGTGAGGTCGCCGTCGGGCCAGTCGTAGAGCATGTGTTCTTCCATGCCAATCCGCAGGCGGTGGATGCCGCTACGGCCTGA
- the xthA gene encoding exodeoxyribonuclease III — protein MKIVSFNINGLRARPHQLAALIEKHQPDVIGLQETKVHDDQFPLADIEALGYHVHFHGQKGHYGVALLSRQAPLELHKGFATDEEDAQRRFIWGTFADENGQPVTIMNGYFPQGESRDHPTKFPAKQRFYSDLQQLLEGQFSNEQPLVVMGDINISPQDCDIGIGPDNAKRWLKTGKCSFLPEEREWLERLKGWGLVDSFRYLHPDVADRFSWFDYRSRGFEDEPKRGLRIDVILASQGLVPRIKAAGVDYDLRGMEKPSDHAPIWLELS, from the coding sequence ATGAAAATTGTTTCATTCAACATCAACGGCCTGCGCGCACGGCCGCATCAGCTGGCAGCGCTGATCGAAAAACACCAGCCTGACGTGATTGGCTTGCAGGAAACCAAGGTCCATGACGACCAGTTCCCCCTCGCCGACATTGAAGCACTGGGCTATCACGTGCACTTTCATGGCCAAAAAGGCCATTACGGTGTTGCCCTGCTCTCGCGCCAGGCACCGCTGGAGCTGCACAAGGGTTTTGCCACCGACGAAGAAGACGCCCAGCGGCGTTTTATCTGGGGCACATTCGCTGACGAAAATGGCCAGCCCGTGACCATCATGAATGGTTACTTCCCACAGGGCGAAAGCCGCGACCACCCTACCAAGTTCCCGGCCAAGCAGCGCTTCTACAGCGACCTGCAGCAGCTGCTGGAAGGCCAGTTCAGCAACGAACAACCGCTGGTGGTGATGGGCGACATCAATATCTCCCCGCAGGACTGCGACATCGGCATTGGCCCGGACAACGCCAAGCGCTGGCTGAAAACCGGCAAGTGCAGCTTCTTGCCCGAAGAGCGTGAGTGGCTGGAGCGCCTTAAGGGCTGGGGGCTGGTTGACAGCTTCCGCTACCTGCACCCGGACGTGGCCGATCGTTTCAGCTGGTTCGACTACCGCAGCCGTGGTTTTGAAGACGAGCCCAAGCGCGGCCTGCGCATTGACGTGATCCTCGCCTCTCAGGGGCTGGTGCCACGCATCAAGGCGGCAGGCGTCGACTACGACCTGCGCGGCATGGAAAAACCTTCAGACCATGCACCGATCTGGCTGGAGTTGAGCTGA
- a CDS encoding substrate-binding domain-containing protein has product MLRFMSLTLFCTMASLAMAADLRIQGSNTIGANLGPALVTAMLAEQGLHDIHSVPVIPPNEHSIVGTNAQGQQIRVDVAAHGSGTGFTALAAGQADLVASSRPIKDRELVDLERLGDLKSPDAEQVIAIDGLAIILHPHNPLNQLNTEQLAQIFSGQISRWEQLGGIGGTIHLYARDDQSGTWDTFRELVLNRSGHPLSSTAQRFESSEQLSDAVSNDPQAIGFIGLPYIREAKAVAIVDGASQPMLPLTSLIASEDYPLSRRLFFYLPPATNNPWARALVTFTQSPQGQAIVAQNGFVAQSVQAGSVLPGSHMPAQYQTLTRQAQRLSVNFRFEEGSASLDNKARQDLLRVVDYLKANGKLINQVTLVGFGDAKDDPERAQLLSKLRAMAVRRELVKSGVVLREIRGYGAQMPVAANTEDEGRLKNRRVEVWVY; this is encoded by the coding sequence ATGCTGCGCTTTATGTCGTTGACCCTGTTCTGCACCATGGCCAGTCTGGCCATGGCTGCCGACTTGCGGATACAGGGTTCGAACACCATCGGTGCCAACCTCGGCCCGGCACTGGTGACGGCCATGCTGGCCGAGCAAGGCCTGCACGATATCCACAGCGTCCCGGTCATCCCTCCCAACGAGCACAGCATTGTCGGCACCAACGCCCAGGGCCAGCAGATCCGTGTGGATGTCGCAGCCCACGGCTCGGGCACCGGTTTCACGGCACTTGCCGCCGGGCAAGCCGATCTGGTGGCCTCATCGCGGCCGATCAAGGACCGCGAACTGGTCGACCTCGAACGCCTCGGCGACCTGAAAAGCCCTGACGCCGAGCAGGTCATCGCCATCGACGGCCTGGCGATCATTCTTCACCCGCACAACCCGCTGAACCAGCTCAACACTGAACAACTGGCACAGATTTTCAGCGGCCAGATCAGCCGATGGGAACAACTGGGCGGTATCGGCGGCACGATCCATTTGTATGCCCGCGATGACCAGTCCGGCACCTGGGACACCTTCAGGGAACTGGTCCTGAACCGCAGCGGGCACCCCTTGAGCAGCACCGCGCAACGCTTCGAATCCAGCGAGCAGCTGTCGGATGCCGTCAGCAACGACCCGCAAGCCATCGGCTTTATTGGCCTGCCTTATATCCGCGAGGCCAAAGCCGTGGCTATTGTCGACGGCGCATCGCAGCCGATGTTGCCACTTACCAGCCTGATCGCCAGCGAGGACTACCCCTTGTCGCGGCGGCTGTTCTTTTACCTGCCGCCCGCTACGAATAATCCCTGGGCCAGGGCGCTGGTGACCTTCACCCAAAGCCCTCAGGGCCAGGCCATCGTCGCGCAAAACGGCTTTGTCGCCCAAAGCGTACAGGCCGGCAGCGTGCTGCCCGGATCGCACATGCCCGCGCAGTACCAGACGCTGACCCGCCAGGCCCAGCGCCTGTCGGTCAACTTTCGCTTTGAAGAAGGCAGCGCGTCGCTGGACAACAAGGCGCGTCAGGATTTGCTGCGGGTAGTCGACTATTTGAAGGCCAACGGCAAACTGATTAATCAGGTCACGCTGGTAGGGTTTGGCGATGCCAAGGATGACCCGGAGCGTGCGCAACTGCTGTCAAAGTTGCGCGCCATGGCGGTGCGTCGCGAGCTGGTTAAAAGTGGCGTGGTGCTGCGCGAAATACGCGGCTATGGCGCCCAGATGCCAGTGGCAGCCAACACCGAAGATGAAGGCCGCCTGAAGAATCGTCGGGTTGAGGTGTGGGTGTATTGA
- a CDS encoding acyl-CoA dehydrogenase has protein sequence MDFAYSPKVQALRERVTAFMDAHVYPAEAIFEQQVAEGDRWQPTAIMEELKRKARAEGLWNLFLPESALGAGLTNLEYAPLAEIMGRSMLGSEPFNCSAPDTGNMEVLVRYASEAQKQQWLEPLLRGEIRSAFAMTEPDVASSDATNMDARAVRDGNEWVINGRKWWTSGACDPRCKILIFMGLSNPEGPRHQQHSMILVPVDTPGVKIVRPLPVFGYDDAPHGHAEVLFENVRVPYESVLLGEGRGFEIAQGRLGPGRIHHCMRSIGMAERALELMCKRALERTAFGKPLARLGGNIDKIADSRMEIDMARLLTLKAAYMMDTVGNKVAKSEIAQIKVIAPNVALKVIDRAIQIHGGAGVSGDFPLAYMYAMQRTLRLADGPDEVHREAVGKFELGKYTRA, from the coding sequence ATGGATTTCGCTTATTCCCCGAAAGTTCAGGCACTGCGTGAGCGTGTGACCGCGTTTATGGACGCCCATGTGTACCCGGCGGAGGCGATATTCGAGCAGCAGGTGGCTGAAGGTGACCGTTGGCAGCCGACCGCGATCATGGAAGAACTCAAGCGCAAGGCCAGGGCTGAAGGCCTGTGGAACCTGTTTTTGCCGGAGTCCGCACTGGGTGCCGGGTTGACCAACCTGGAGTACGCCCCCCTGGCTGAAATCATGGGGCGTTCAATGCTGGGGTCGGAGCCGTTCAATTGCTCGGCCCCTGATACTGGCAATATGGAAGTGCTGGTGCGCTACGCCAGCGAGGCGCAAAAACAGCAGTGGCTTGAGCCGCTGTTGCGCGGCGAAATCCGCTCGGCCTTTGCCATGACCGAACCGGACGTGGCCTCCTCGGACGCGACCAACATGGACGCCCGAGCGGTGCGTGACGGCAACGAATGGGTGATCAATGGTCGCAAGTGGTGGACCTCCGGCGCCTGCGATCCGCGCTGCAAGATCCTGATCTTTATGGGCCTGAGCAACCCCGAAGGCCCGCGCCATCAACAGCACTCAATGATCCTGGTGCCCGTCGACACACCGGGGGTAAAAATCGTGCGTCCGTTACCGGTGTTTGGCTACGACGATGCGCCCCACGGGCACGCCGAAGTGCTGTTCGAAAACGTGCGGGTACCGTACGAAAGTGTCTTGCTCGGTGAAGGACGCGGTTTTGAAATTGCCCAGGGCCGCCTCGGGCCGGGTCGCATTCACCACTGCATGCGTTCAATCGGCATGGCCGAGCGGGCGTTGGAGCTGATGTGCAAGCGCGCCCTTGAACGTACTGCCTTCGGTAAACCGCTGGCCCGGCTGGGCGGCAATATCGACAAGATTGCCGACTCACGCATGGAGATCGACATGGCTCGGCTGTTGACCCTCAAAGCAGCGTACATGATGGACACGGTGGGCAATAAAGTGGCGAAAAGCGAAATCGCACAAATCAAAGTCATCGCCCCGAACGTAGCGCTGAAGGTGATTGACCGGGCGATCCAGATCCATGGTGGGGCAGGGGTCTCGGGTGATTTTCCGCTGGCTTACATGTATGCGATGCAACGCACCCTGCGCCTGGCCGATGGCCCCGACGAAGTGCATCGGGAGGCCGTGGGCAAATTCGAGCTGGGCAAGTACACCCGGGCTTGA